The Longimicrobiales bacterium genome has a segment encoding these proteins:
- a CDS encoding UPF0182 family protein — MKPDPTNVLGALRGGRLFIMIALGIALLISMGRMASEAYVEILWHAQSGYSEVFWRRIIWEWGTRIVAGVAVGIVIFLNLRIASTTLGGVQIKRRVGNLEISEQLPKSYVFWGMLGVSSLLALWFGAAVPANLGLQILMLKNAVVWGVTDPVLGHDAGFYVFWVPVLASLITFALIGAFLVFTLATAGYAATGALRWGKGRIDAQDVTRVHLGGLLALFFFMLGARLWLSRYLLLLDGTSAVSGIFGFTDAEARLPALQTLAIICVMGGVGVFWGAWKNRVTPIVTSSIAVVLSMIVIGQFYPAMIQSFRVEPNELDREEPFIEYNIDYTRLGFGLEEMQRRPFSFEAGQVIDWPEVGRQFAGLPVWTSGALLATYRELEARFPYYDFQDVAIDRYPGPNGPVPVAVSVREVSPGGIQDPNWQNLHLRERYVEGMGAVASLAAERTPEGRPPMLVSGIPPEASPLAQSVPGLTLDRSEIFFGRGPQPYAVINAGPDEFQAPDGALGVAGVDFPGGIKLAGAIRTALLAWRFQDSNLLFASDLTDDSRLIYRRRAQDRVRAIAPFIRLPEAAYPVIADGRIVWVLEGFTGTRAFPLSTVYELGTFRSQVTYARNSVKIVVDAVTGDVDFYRVPIADPLLDVYERAFPTLFKPMSEMPEAIRSHVRYSTALLDLQGRVLLQYHQETAPVFHGQQDVWASPQELAQGTNPIAYRPEYGIYALPGEEDARFHLTTVFVPAGRQNLTGILAARTDPFGAPELILYDVPVTDQVPGPRQIEALVEQDPDISQQFSLWRTGGSEVWTGHLHLVPAGDRILYMEPVFLAAEADAIPELRRFVVSDGVRVAMTEDLSGAITQLAGLEVMTLGTVPLGAPPLPAEDETLLTSTAWAASALDLLETAETRAREGDWQGFGDALEELRVLLQRLERGGA, encoded by the coding sequence ATGAAGCCCGATCCCACGAACGTGCTAGGGGCCCTGCGCGGCGGCCGACTTTTCATCATGATCGCCCTGGGGATCGCACTCTTGATCTCTATGGGGCGCATGGCGTCTGAGGCGTATGTAGAGATCCTCTGGCACGCACAGTCTGGGTACTCCGAAGTCTTTTGGCGTCGAATAATTTGGGAGTGGGGCACGCGCATCGTCGCAGGCGTCGCAGTGGGGATCGTGATCTTCCTGAATCTGCGTATCGCGTCGACAACGCTCGGAGGGGTCCAAATCAAGCGTCGTGTCGGGAATCTGGAGATCTCGGAACAGCTCCCGAAGAGTTACGTGTTTTGGGGCATGTTGGGAGTTTCCTCGTTGCTCGCGCTTTGGTTTGGCGCCGCGGTCCCGGCCAACCTCGGGCTTCAGATTCTGATGCTGAAGAATGCGGTTGTTTGGGGCGTGACGGATCCGGTGCTCGGTCATGACGCTGGCTTCTACGTCTTCTGGGTGCCTGTCTTAGCCAGTCTGATCACGTTCGCGCTCATCGGCGCGTTCCTGGTCTTCACCCTTGCTACGGCAGGATATGCCGCGACGGGAGCGCTGCGATGGGGTAAGGGGCGAATCGACGCTCAGGACGTTACGAGAGTGCACCTCGGCGGTCTGCTCGCGCTCTTCTTCTTCATGTTGGGTGCGCGCCTCTGGTTGAGTCGGTATCTGCTCTTGCTGGATGGGACCTCTGCGGTAAGCGGAATCTTCGGCTTTACGGACGCAGAGGCGCGGCTACCCGCTCTTCAGACCCTGGCGATCATCTGCGTCATGGGTGGGGTTGGTGTGTTTTGGGGCGCCTGGAAGAACCGAGTCACACCAATCGTGACCTCTTCGATTGCTGTTGTTCTCTCGATGATCGTCATCGGGCAATTCTATCCTGCGATGATCCAGTCATTCCGTGTGGAGCCGAACGAGTTGGATCGTGAGGAGCCCTTCATCGAGTACAACATCGATTACACACGGCTTGGTTTTGGTCTCGAAGAGATGCAGCGCCGACCGTTCAGTTTCGAGGCCGGACAGGTCATAGATTGGCCTGAAGTCGGGCGTCAGTTTGCGGGACTTCCGGTTTGGACCAGCGGGGCATTGCTCGCCACATATCGGGAACTGGAAGCGAGATTCCCCTACTACGACTTCCAGGACGTTGCTATCGATCGGTATCCGGGACCCAACGGACCCGTACCGGTAGCTGTCTCGGTCCGCGAAGTGTCTCCCGGCGGCATCCAGGACCCCAACTGGCAGAATCTCCATCTCAGAGAGCGCTACGTAGAAGGGATGGGTGCAGTGGCCAGTCTGGCCGCGGAGCGCACCCCCGAAGGGCGCCCACCGATGCTGGTCTCTGGCATTCCCCCAGAGGCGTCACCGCTCGCTCAGTCTGTACCCGGATTGACGTTGGACCGATCTGAAATCTTCTTCGGCCGAGGTCCTCAGCCCTACGCAGTGATCAATGCTGGACCGGACGAGTTCCAGGCGCCTGACGGTGCGCTGGGCGTGGCCGGTGTGGATTTTCCTGGAGGGATCAAGCTGGCGGGTGCGATTCGCACTGCGCTGTTGGCGTGGCGTTTTCAGGATTCGAATCTGTTGTTCGCGTCCGACCTGACGGATGACAGTCGACTCATCTACCGGCGCCGTGCTCAGGATCGGGTCCGAGCGATCGCACCGTTCATAAGGCTCCCAGAGGCCGCGTACCCCGTCATTGCAGATGGGCGTATCGTTTGGGTCCTGGAAGGCTTCACGGGGACGCGTGCGTTCCCGCTTTCAACGGTCTACGAACTCGGCACCTTCAGATCGCAGGTCACATACGCGCGCAATTCGGTGAAAATCGTCGTCGACGCCGTGACTGGAGATGTGGACTTCTACCGAGTCCCCATCGCCGACCCGTTACTGGACGTATACGAAAGAGCCTTTCCGACCCTGTTCAAGCCCATGTCGGAGATGCCTGAGGCCATTCGGTCACACGTCCGGTATTCGACCGCGCTTTTGGATCTTCAGGGCAGGGTATTGCTCCAATACCACCAAGAAACCGCGCCGGTGTTCCATGGCCAGCAGGACGTATGGGCCTCTCCCCAAGAGCTCGCTCAGGGCACAAACCCCATCGCCTATCGACCGGAGTACGGGATCTACGCCTTGCCGGGCGAAGAGGATGCCCGATTCCACCTCACGACTGTGTTCGTGCCTGCGGGTCGGCAGAACCTCACGGGGATCCTCGCGGCACGGACTGACCCGTTCGGTGCCCCGGAGTTGATCCTGTACGACGTTCCCGTGACGGACCAAGTGCCCGGGCCACGACAGATCGAAGCACTGGTGGAACAGGACCCGGACATCTCACAGCAGTTCTCTCTCTGGCGCACAGGGGGAAGCGAAGTTTGGACCGGGCACCTGCATCTTGTTCCGGCAGGAGACCGGATCCTCTACATGGAGCCGGTTTTCCTCGCGGCGGAGGCCGATGCGATTCCAGAACTGCGACGTTTTGTAGTCAGTGATGGCGTTCGTGTGGCGATGACGGAGGACCTCTCGGGTGCGATCACCCAGTTGGCTGGCCTAGAGGTCATGACCCTCGGGACGGTACCGCTGGGAGCCCCGCCTCTGCCCGCCGAGGACGAGACGCTGCTGACTTCTACTGCTTGGGCTGCGAGCGCGTTGGACTTGTTGGAGACGGCCGAAACGCGAGCTCGAGAAGGAGATTGGCAGGGCTTCGGAGACGCTCTTGAGGAACTCCGCGTGCTGCTTCAGAGACTGGAGCGTGGGGGCGCCTGA
- the sucC gene encoding ADP-forming succinate--CoA ligase subunit beta, with translation MDIHEYQAKERFRAAGIPVPPGEIATTPEQAESIAAQYGGMVVVKAQVHSGGRGKAGGVKLAKDASEAKEHATAILGMDIKGLTVEKVLVTPAEDIDTEAYVGVLVDRKKQAATFMVSAEGGVDIEAVATETPELIRKLTVDPRYGILPHQAFWLANFLYEDPALIKQASKIIAQLYTSFIESGSSMAEINPLITTPAGEVKAIDAKMSIDESELFRRPEVAAMRDTSSEPPSETKAREAGLSYVKLDGDVGCCVNGAGLAMATMDLVKYYGGEPANFLDIGGSSNPDKVVAALEIITSDPNVKSILFNIFGGITRCDDVANGIVEATRRIDITPPIVIRLTGTNEEKALEILHEAGFSAYTSMDEVVEKAVQLAKGN, from the coding sequence ATGGATATCCACGAATATCAGGCCAAAGAACGCTTTCGGGCGGCCGGCATTCCAGTACCTCCCGGAGAGATCGCAACGACTCCTGAACAAGCGGAGTCGATCGCTGCTCAATACGGCGGGATGGTTGTCGTCAAAGCCCAGGTCCACTCCGGTGGGCGTGGTAAGGCCGGTGGCGTGAAGCTGGCCAAGGACGCTTCCGAAGCCAAAGAGCACGCTACCGCGATCTTGGGTATGGATATCAAAGGTCTAACTGTAGAGAAAGTGCTCGTGACGCCGGCCGAGGACATCGACACCGAAGCCTATGTCGGGGTTCTCGTAGATCGGAAGAAGCAGGCCGCGACGTTCATGGTCTCCGCTGAAGGGGGCGTGGACATCGAGGCGGTCGCGACCGAAACTCCGGAGCTCATTCGTAAATTGACGGTGGATCCACGGTACGGGATTCTCCCTCACCAGGCGTTTTGGCTGGCCAACTTCCTGTACGAAGATCCTGCGTTGATCAAACAAGCGTCCAAGATCATCGCGCAGTTGTACACGTCATTTATTGAGTCTGGGTCGTCCATGGCGGAGATCAACCCTCTGATCACGACTCCGGCCGGTGAAGTGAAGGCGATCGATGCGAAGATGAGCATCGACGAATCGGAGTTGTTCCGTCGCCCCGAAGTCGCAGCGATGAGAGACACGTCGTCGGAGCCGCCTTCGGAAACAAAGGCTCGCGAGGCGGGACTGTCCTATGTGAAGCTCGACGGTGACGTGGGGTGCTGCGTGAACGGCGCAGGACTCGCGATGGCCACAATGGATCTGGTGAAGTACTACGGCGGTGAACCGGCCAACTTCCTGGACATCGGTGGTTCTTCCAATCCGGACAAAGTCGTTGCTGCGCTCGAGATTATTACTTCGGATCCGAACGTGAAGTCCATTCTCTTCAACATCTTCGGGGGCATCACGCGTTGTGACGACGTCGCGAACGGCATCGTCGAGGCGACCCGTCGCATTGACATTACGCCACCGATCGTGATTCGTCTCACCGGTACCAACGAAGAAAAGGCACTCGAAATCCTTCACGAAGCTGGTTTCTCTGCCTACACGTCCATGGACGAGGTCGTAGAGAAGGCTGTTCAGCTCGCGAAAGGGAACTAG
- the sucD gene encoding succinate--CoA ligase subunit alpha gives MAIFIDNDTKLVVQGITGRDGSFHTCEMMAYGTNVVAGVTPGKGGQTFEGPNGKTVPIFNAMDEAVAATGANASVIYVPPAFAAGAILEAADSGVSFIVAITEGVPVLDMARAHAFAKDKGVRVLGPNCPGLISPGKSKVGILPGKIVTEGPIGLVSRSGTLTYEAVFQLTGAGLGQTTCVGIGGDPLIGTNFIDCLAAFEADPDTTGVVMIGEIGGTDEQEAAEYVSAHMTKPVVGFIAGRTAPPGRQMGHAGAIISGASGTAEDKMKAFEENGISVAQRPVDLVGLMQDALA, from the coding sequence ATGGCAATCTTCATCGACAACGACACCAAACTCGTCGTTCAGGGCATCACCGGTCGGGACGGTTCGTTCCACACGTGTGAGATGATGGCATACGGCACGAACGTGGTTGCGGGTGTCACCCCGGGTAAGGGTGGACAGACGTTCGAAGGACCGAACGGAAAGACCGTCCCGATCTTCAACGCAATGGACGAGGCGGTTGCCGCGACGGGTGCCAACGCTTCGGTGATCTACGTGCCGCCTGCGTTCGCAGCAGGTGCGATCCTGGAGGCGGCGGATTCTGGTGTTTCGTTCATCGTTGCGATCACTGAGGGTGTGCCCGTGCTCGATATGGCTCGGGCCCATGCTTTCGCCAAGGACAAGGGCGTAAGGGTGCTGGGGCCCAACTGCCCGGGGTTGATCTCACCCGGAAAGTCCAAGGTCGGTATCCTACCAGGGAAGATCGTGACCGAAGGCCCGATCGGCCTCGTGTCTCGTTCCGGCACGCTGACCTATGAAGCCGTCTTCCAGCTCACGGGTGCTGGATTGGGTCAAACAACGTGTGTCGGTATCGGCGGAGACCCGCTCATCGGCACGAATTTCATCGATTGCCTGGCTGCCTTTGAAGCCGATCCGGACACCACGGGTGTTGTGATGATCGGTGAAATTGGTGGTACGGACGAGCAGGAGGCGGCCGAATACGTCAGTGCCCACATGACGAAGCCGGTTGTCGGCTTCATCGCGGGGCGGACGGCGCCTCCAGGCCGGCAGATGGGCCATGCAGGTGCGATCATCAGCGGTGCATCGGGCACAGCAGAAGACAAAATGAAGGCGTTCGAGGAGAACGGAATCTCCGTGGCGCAGCGACCGGTGGATCTCGTTGGCTTGATGCAGGACGCGCTCGCCTAG
- a CDS encoding CBS domain-containing protein: MEEKVLLVDTALEPVKYRVYPDTPLSEVIDLIVRRGVRAVPVVGEQYEVLGIITSGDALGRIVRGAPAEQPAKAGEGPEVLARDVMTRAVLCVSEDQPLNEAAHMMVNRDVEQLPVVRDGELIGFVTRGSILRSLHEGAATPETNNEDDS, encoded by the coding sequence ATGGAAGAGAAGGTGCTTTTGGTCGATACTGCTCTGGAGCCGGTCAAGTACCGCGTATACCCGGACACACCGCTGTCTGAGGTGATCGACCTCATTGTGCGGCGAGGCGTCAGGGCGGTACCGGTGGTCGGTGAACAGTACGAAGTACTCGGAATTATCACGTCCGGCGACGCACTAGGGCGGATCGTGCGAGGCGCTCCGGCGGAGCAGCCGGCGAAGGCGGGCGAGGGTCCCGAAGTGTTGGCCCGTGACGTCATGACTCGAGCTGTACTTTGTGTTTCGGAAGACCAGCCGCTCAACGAAGCGGCGCACATGATGGTCAACCGAGACGTTGAACAACTTCCAGTAGTGCGTGATGGCGAGCTGATTGGCTTCGTCACTCGCGGTTCGATTCTGCGGTCCCTACATGAGGGTGCCGCTACCCCCGAAACAAACAACGAAGACGATTCATGA
- the ndk gene encoding nucleoside-diphosphate kinase — protein sequence MSQTLAIIKPDAVSAGNAGNILALLEASGFTVKALRMTSLDAEQAGAFYAVHEGRPFYDELVEFMMSGPVMPMVLEAENAVPKLREVIGATDPAEAADGTVRKLYAESKGRNAIHASDSDENAAIEIGFFFS from the coding sequence ATGAGTCAGACGCTCGCGATCATAAAGCCAGATGCCGTTTCCGCCGGAAATGCCGGAAATATACTCGCCCTCTTAGAAGCCTCTGGGTTCACCGTGAAGGCCCTCCGAATGACTTCGCTTGATGCGGAGCAGGCCGGCGCGTTTTATGCGGTTCACGAGGGGCGGCCGTTTTACGATGAATTAGTCGAATTCATGATGTCTGGACCCGTCATGCCCATGGTGTTGGAGGCCGAAAATGCGGTCCCGAAACTCCGTGAGGTCATTGGCGCGACGGACCCGGCAGAGGCCGCAGACGGCACTGTGCGTAAGCTTTACGCCGAATCTAAGGGCCGAAACGCCATTCATGCGTCTGATTCGGACGAGAATGCAGCCATCGAGATCGGCTTCTTCTTTTCCTAG
- a CDS encoding DUF177 domain-containing protein translates to MLRLDLNRLAREGSVTVEAKLPADAPLWDESGVSWVGPVDVSLMATHAGTGEIVVRGSVKGGLARECRRCLKPVRRSFEHDLTVVFVASDSADVEDDDGVHVYDASDELDLSNTVREEVIFTADPYVVCEPGCQGLCPRCGVNRNTDSCDCTSDEPDPRWEALRALKEK, encoded by the coding sequence ATGCTAAGACTTGATCTTAATCGTCTTGCACGAGAGGGGTCGGTCACTGTCGAGGCTAAGCTCCCGGCGGATGCACCGTTGTGGGATGAGAGCGGTGTTTCGTGGGTTGGGCCAGTCGATGTGAGCCTCATGGCTACGCATGCTGGAACAGGGGAGATCGTGGTCCGGGGCAGTGTGAAGGGAGGGTTGGCACGAGAGTGTCGCCGATGCCTCAAGCCGGTCCGAAGAAGTTTCGAACACGACCTAACGGTCGTGTTCGTTGCGTCAGACTCAGCCGACGTTGAAGACGACGACGGTGTGCATGTGTACGACGCGAGTGATGAGCTCGATTTGAGTAACACGGTCCGTGAGGAAGTGATCTTCACGGCCGATCCATACGTGGTTTGCGAACCTGGATGCCAAGGGCTTTGTCCGCGGTGTGGTGTGAATCGAAATACCGATTCATGCGACTGCACTTCGGATGAGCCCGATCCCCGGTGGGAGGCTCTCAGGGCGCTCAAGGAAAAGTGA
- the rpmF gene encoding 50S ribosomal protein L32, translating to MAVPKKRISKQRKRKRRTHYKAEGVTVNACQNCGDPKIPHRVCPNCGHYRGEPVLEVSID from the coding sequence ATGGCTGTCCCAAAGAAGCGGATTTCAAAGCAGCGTAAGCGGAAGCGTCGGACTCATTACAAGGCCGAGGGCGTGACCGTCAACGCGTGCCAGAATTGTGGTGACCCCAAGATTCCGCATCGGGTTTGCCCGAATTGTGGACACTATCGTGGCGAGCCAGTCCTCGAAGTCAGTATCGACTAG
- the plsX gene encoding phosphate acyltransferase PlsX encodes MRIVLDAMGTDHAPRTEVAGAIEALSELESDVEIVLVGDRDSIEAELSAYAEIPPGLTILHAPDRVTAADPPASVIRRKPDSSIVVGLRLHKAGDADAFVSGGSTGAVMATSLFTLRPLPGVDRPAIGTVLPTSAEPCLLLDAGANVDSKPHHLVQFAHLGNIFAQDMMGRETPRIGLLNIGEEPGKGNELSVETHRLLAAESGLNFVGNVEGRDIIRASCDVVVCDGFVGNALLKFYESVAAFIIQMLKKGLDVADTDVDLEDVFRVLDYSETGGAPLLGVDGVSIICHGASTPKAIRNALKVASRAVRSNMVEHSARELAAFIQES; translated from the coding sequence GTGCGCATCGTTCTTGACGCGATGGGTACGGATCATGCGCCCCGCACGGAAGTGGCGGGGGCGATCGAGGCGCTGAGCGAACTCGAGTCTGATGTAGAGATCGTTCTTGTGGGTGACCGAGACTCGATCGAAGCGGAGCTTTCCGCGTATGCCGAGATCCCTCCTGGGCTGACGATTCTTCACGCACCGGACCGCGTGACGGCTGCCGACCCGCCAGCATCAGTGATCCGGCGAAAGCCTGATTCCTCGATCGTCGTCGGCTTGCGGTTGCATAAGGCCGGTGACGCCGACGCCTTCGTCAGCGGTGGCTCTACCGGAGCTGTGATGGCGACGTCGCTGTTTACACTCCGGCCGTTGCCAGGGGTCGATCGGCCGGCCATCGGGACCGTGCTGCCCACTTCAGCCGAACCGTGCCTCCTTCTGGACGCTGGCGCCAACGTCGACAGCAAGCCTCACCACCTCGTTCAGTTCGCCCATCTTGGGAACATCTTCGCTCAGGACATGATGGGGCGCGAGACTCCCCGAATCGGGTTGCTGAACATCGGTGAAGAGCCAGGAAAGGGGAACGAACTGTCTGTCGAAACGCATCGTCTGCTGGCAGCCGAATCCGGACTGAATTTCGTTGGTAACGTGGAGGGCCGTGACATCATCAGAGCGTCGTGTGATGTGGTGGTATGCGACGGCTTCGTCGGGAACGCACTGTTGAAGTTCTATGAGTCGGTGGCCGCCTTCATCATCCAGATGTTGAAGAAAGGACTGGATGTCGCGGACACCGACGTCGATCTCGAAGACGTCTTCCGAGTCCTAGACTATTCTGAGACCGGTGGCGCCCCTCTGTTGGGTGTCGATGGGGTTTCGATTATTTGCCACGGTGCCTCGACGCCAAAGGCCATTAGGAACGCGCTGAAGGTTGCGTCGCGGGCTGTACGTTCGAACATGGTGGAGCACAGTGCGCGGGAACTCGCCGCGTTCATCCAGGAGTCGTAA
- a CDS encoding ketoacyl-ACP synthase III, translating into MKKPNPIVEIAATGRYLPDNVVTNDDLAQRMDTSDEWIFSRTGIRERRIAPDDMCAADMGAGAARQAMERSGVEPGEVDILILSTATPDRWLPSTACDVQALLGCSNAVAFDLMAACSGFIYGLSMAEGFLAAGRGEVALVVSTEKMSAIVDWEDRATCVLFGDGAGAAVVRPSNGSGRGILSSHLQSDGNLGNLLYRPSGGAVHPMSQEVLDDRSYLVRMQGREIFKNAVRSMAEACDIALQSAGLTAEDVDILVPHQANIRIIEATAKYAGIPLEKVYVNVDRYGNMSSATVPVALDEVVEKGLIGPGSNVLIVAFGAGLTWGATVLRW; encoded by the coding sequence ATGAAGAAGCCCAACCCGATCGTCGAAATCGCCGCAACGGGTAGATACTTGCCCGACAACGTGGTGACGAACGACGATCTCGCGCAGCGGATGGACACGTCCGACGAGTGGATCTTCTCTCGCACTGGAATTCGTGAGCGCCGGATCGCCCCTGACGATATGTGTGCGGCTGACATGGGGGCCGGGGCGGCACGTCAGGCCATGGAGCGGTCCGGTGTTGAGCCGGGTGAGGTAGACATCCTCATTCTCTCGACGGCCACTCCAGATCGGTGGCTTCCGTCGACTGCTTGCGATGTTCAGGCGCTTCTGGGTTGCTCCAATGCGGTTGCTTTCGATTTGATGGCCGCCTGCTCCGGGTTCATCTACGGACTCAGCATGGCAGAAGGCTTTCTCGCGGCCGGTCGAGGTGAAGTCGCGCTCGTGGTCTCTACCGAGAAGATGAGTGCGATCGTGGACTGGGAAGACCGGGCCACGTGCGTTCTCTTCGGAGACGGAGCGGGTGCCGCGGTGGTCCGCCCGTCAAACGGGTCGGGCCGAGGGATTCTTTCCAGTCACCTCCAGTCGGACGGGAACCTGGGCAACTTGTTGTACAGGCCCAGCGGGGGTGCAGTCCACCCGATGAGCCAGGAAGTTCTCGATGACAGGAGCTATCTGGTTCGTATGCAGGGCCGGGAGATCTTCAAGAATGCAGTCCGGTCGATGGCAGAAGCCTGTGATATCGCGCTTCAGTCCGCTGGACTCACCGCGGAGGATGTCGACATCCTCGTGCCGCATCAGGCGAACATCCGGATCATCGAAGCGACAGCGAAGTATGCCGGGATCCCATTGGAGAAGGTCTACGTGAATGTCGACAGGTATGGGAACATGAGCTCTGCGACTGTACCGGTCGCGCTGGACGAAGTCGTGGAGAAAGGCCTCATCGGGCCTGGTTCCAACGTTCTCATCGTAGCCTTCGGCGCCGGCCTCACCTGGGGTGCGACGGTGCTCCGCTGGTAA
- the fabD gene encoding ACP S-malonyltransferase gives MSLALLFPGQGSQVIGMAQALAASEPAAAAALSAADDVLGFSLSSLMANGPEDDLKATKNAQPAILAHSVAVLRVVQERLGPVSFAAGHSLGEFSAHVAAGTLTFEDALAAVRLRGELMFDAGQARPGTMAAILGLADADVEDVCASVDSGICVPANFNSRGQVVISGDRAGVEQGMARAKEAGAKRTVELNVSGAFHSPLMEPAAAGLRQNLDSIDFQDPAYPVVSNVTAAPVTEGAQARELLVEQLTSPVRWSGSIQAMVDHGVDSFLELGPGGVLCGLNRRNAKGLPCRSLGEPTDLESWYT, from the coding sequence ATGTCACTTGCTCTGCTTTTCCCCGGCCAGGGGTCCCAGGTTATCGGTATGGCGCAGGCACTGGCTGCTTCCGAACCTGCGGCTGCGGCCGCCCTCTCCGCCGCTGACGACGTCTTGGGCTTTTCCTTATCGTCTCTGATGGCGAATGGCCCCGAAGACGACCTCAAGGCCACCAAGAACGCTCAGCCTGCCATTCTCGCACATTCGGTCGCGGTGCTGCGTGTCGTGCAGGAGCGGCTCGGTCCCGTTTCTTTTGCCGCAGGTCACTCATTGGGTGAATTCAGCGCGCATGTCGCGGCGGGCACACTAACGTTCGAGGATGCCCTGGCCGCTGTGCGGCTGAGGGGAGAACTCATGTTCGACGCCGGACAGGCTCGCCCGGGAACCATGGCTGCGATTCTTGGCCTCGCCGACGCGGACGTCGAGGATGTCTGTGCCTCGGTGGACAGTGGGATTTGTGTCCCTGCCAACTTCAATTCCCGTGGTCAGGTCGTCATTAGTGGTGACCGAGCCGGAGTAGAGCAGGGGATGGCGCGAGCTAAGGAGGCCGGAGCCAAGAGGACGGTAGAACTCAACGTCTCTGGCGCGTTTCACTCGCCCCTGATGGAGCCAGCGGCGGCAGGGCTTCGTCAGAATTTGGATTCCATCGACTTCCAGGACCCGGCGTACCCAGTAGTATCCAACGTTACCGCTGCTCCGGTCACAGAAGGCGCCCAGGCGCGTGAGCTTCTGGTGGAACAGCTGACGTCGCCCGTCCGTTGGAGTGGATCCATTCAAGCGATGGTTGACCACGGGGTCGATTCCTTCCTGGAACTTGGGCCCGGGGGTGTTCTGTGTGGACTCAATCGACGGAACGCGAAGGGCCTCCCATGTCGATCGTTGGGTGAGCCAACGGACCTCGAAAGTTGGTACACCTAA
- the fabG gene encoding 3-oxoacyl-[acyl-carrier-protein] reductase — protein sequence MSQELEGKVALVTGGSRGIGLGIAQALAEAGAKIAVIGRNGERASEAAAALSGEGHMGFACDVADSEQVKATLSAVEAEVGPVGILVNNAGITRDNILLRMKDEEFDDVIAANLKGAFNFTRAVTRGMMKRREGVILNITSVVGIIGNAGQTNYAASKAGMVGMTKSVAKELASRGVRCNALAPGFISTDMTGDLTESQVEALQGQIPLGRLGEIDDVAGVARFLVGPAARYITGQVLAVDGGMVM from the coding sequence ATGAGTCAGGAACTCGAAGGGAAAGTGGCGCTCGTCACCGGCGGATCTCGCGGTATTGGACTAGGCATCGCTCAGGCTCTTGCAGAAGCCGGCGCCAAGATCGCAGTAATCGGCCGGAACGGTGAGCGCGCTTCAGAAGCAGCCGCAGCCCTCTCGGGTGAGGGCCACATGGGATTCGCGTGCGACGTTGCGGACTCCGAGCAGGTTAAGGCGACCCTCTCGGCTGTAGAGGCCGAGGTTGGTCCCGTAGGTATCCTCGTGAACAATGCGGGGATCACGCGGGACAACATTCTTCTTCGAATGAAGGATGAGGAATTTGATGATGTGATCGCTGCGAACCTCAAGGGTGCATTTAATTTCACGCGTGCCGTAACTCGCGGAATGATGAAACGTCGTGAGGGCGTGATCCTCAACATCACATCCGTAGTTGGGATCATCGGGAACGCCGGTCAGACGAACTATGCGGCGTCAAAAGCCGGAATGGTCGGAATGACCAAGAGTGTGGCCAAGGAATTGGCATCGCGGGGCGTGCGCTGTAACGCCCTCGCGCCGGGCTTTATCAGCACTGATATGACCGGTGACTTGACGGAATCACAGGTCGAGGCGCTCCAAGGACAGATCCCTCTGGGAAGACTTGGGGAAATCGACGATGTTGCGGGCGTTGCGAGGTTTCTCGTGGGGCCTGCAGCGCGCTACATTACCGGCCAGGTATTGGCGGTCGACGGCGGAATGGTCATGTAG
- a CDS encoding acyl carrier protein — protein MSESIEARVREIIINELGVEPEKVTDDASFVEDLGADSLDTVELVMAFEEEFGLDIPDEDAEQMRSVGDAIKYLKENGEG, from the coding sequence ATGAGCGAGTCCATCGAGGCCCGTGTACGAGAAATTATCATCAACGAGTTGGGCGTTGAGCCTGAGAAAGTCACGGACGATGCGTCCTTCGTGGAAGATCTCGGAGCCGATTCTCTCGATACCGTTGAGTTGGTAATGGCGTTTGAAGAGGAATTTGGCCTCGACATCCCGGATGAGGATGCCGAGCAGATGCGTAGCGTTGGCGACGCGATCAAGTACCTGAAGGAGAACGGAGAGGGCTGA